From a region of the Helianthus annuus cultivar XRQ/B chromosome 5, HanXRQr2.0-SUNRISE, whole genome shotgun sequence genome:
- the LOC110940085 gene encoding alpha-glucan phosphorylase, H isozyme, whose protein sequence is METTTKVNGVAKPKTSEKIPVAAHPLAEDPTDIASNIKYHAQYSPHFSPVKFEPEQAYYAAAESVRDRLIQQWNETYLHYHKVDPKQTYYLSMEFLQGRALTNAIGNLDIQDAYASALNKLGHELEEITEQEKDMALGNGGLGRLASCFLDSMATLNLPAWGYGLRYRYGLFKQRISKAGQEEMAEDWLEKFSPWEVVRHDVVFPVRFFGHVEVLPTGSRKWVGGEVLQALAYDIPIPGYKTKNTNSLRLWEAKASAQDFNLFQFNDGQYQSAAELHARASQICAVLYPGDATEEGKLLRLKQQFFLCSASLQDIIARFKERKDGTGVRAWSEFPTKVAVQLNDTHPTLAIPELMRLLMDEEGLGWDDAWDVTSKTIAYTNHTVLPEALEKWSQVVMSKLLPRHMEIIEEIDKRFIAMIKSTRPDLESKINDIRILDHNPNKPVVRMANLCVVSGHTVNGVAQLHSDILKAELFADYVSIWPTKFQNKTNGITPRRWLKFCSPELSLIITKWLKTDKWVTNLDLLVGLREFADNPELQAEWDSAKMANKQRLVQYISRVTGESIDPNSLFDIQVKRIHEYKRQLLNILGAVYRYKKLKEMSPEERKTTTPRTIMIGGKAFATYTNAKRIVKLVSDVGAVVNTDPEVNDYLKVVFVPNYNVSVAEVLIPGSELSQHISTAGMEASGTSNMKFALNGCLIIGTLDGANVEIREEVGEDNFFLFGATADQVPQLRKDRENGLFKPDPRYEEAKQFIRSKAFGSYDYEPLLDSLEGNSGYGRGDYFLVGQDFPTYIDTQAKVDEAYKDRKRWIKMSILSTAGSGKFSSDRTISQYAKEIWNIEECPVP, encoded by the exons ATGGAGACTACCACAAAAGTCAACGGTGTTGCTAAACCTAAGACCTCTGAAAAGATTCCTGTTGCTGCTCATCCGCTAGCAGAAGATCCAACAGATATTGCTTCCAATATCAAGTATCATGCTCAATACAGTCCACATTTTTCTCCTGTCAAGTTTGAGCCCGAGCAAGCGTATTATGCAGCAGCAGAAAGTGTTCGTGACCGCCTGATACAA CAATGGAATGAGACCTATTTGCACTATCACAAAGTCGACCCAAAACAAACATACTACCTATCTATGGAGTTTCTCCAAGGACGGGCATTGACTAACGCCATTGGGAACCTGGATATTCAAGATGCATATGCCAGTGCTTTGAATAAGCTGGGTCATGAACTTGAAGAAATCACTGAGCAG GAGAAAGATATGGCACTTGGCAATGGTGGTTTGGGGAGGCTTGCATCTTGCTTTTTGGACTCAATGGCAACATTAAATTTGCCAGCATGGGGGTACGGGCTAAGGTACAGGTATGGACTCTTCAAGCAGAGGATCTCTAAAGCTGGCCAAGAAGAGATGGCAGAAGACTGGCTTGAG AAATTTAGCCCTTGGGAAGTTGTCAGACACGATGTCGTGTTTCCGGTCAGATTCTTTGGCCATGTCGAAGTCCTCCCCACAGGATC TCGAAAATGGGTTGGCGGAGAGGTTCTACAAGCTCTAGCGTATGACATTCCAATTCCGGGATACAAAACTAAGAATACCAATAGTCTTCGCCTTTGGGAGGCCAAAGCTAGTGCTCAAGACTTCAACCTGTTCCAATTTAACGATGGACAGTATCAGTCTGCTGCTGAACTGCATGCTAGAGCTTCACAG ATTTGTGCTGTACTCTATCCTGGAGATGCTACGGAGGAAGGAAAACTTCTTCGACTGAAACAACAGTTTTTCCTATGCAGTGCCTCACTACAG GATATTATCGCCAGATTTAAGGAAAGAAAAGACGGAACGGGTGTGCGTGCGTGGTCAGAGTTTCCAACGAAAGTGGCAGTGCAACTGAATGACACACATCCCACTCTTGCAATACCGGAATTGATGAGATTGTTGATGGATGAAGAAGGATTAGGATGGGATGATGCTTGGGATGTTACTTCAAA GACAATTGCTTACACGAACCACACTGTTCTGCCCGAGGCATTGGAGAAATGGTCACAAGTAGTGATGTCGAAGCTTCTTCCTCGCCACATGGAAATCATAGAAGAAATTGATAAACGA TTCATTGCAATGATAAAATCAACACGTCCCGACCTTGAGAGTAAGATTAATGATATCCGCATTCTGGATCACAACCCGAATAAACCCGTTGTACGCATGGCAAACTTGTGTGTCGTCTCTGGGCATACG GTTAATGGTGTAGCACAGTTGCACAGTGATATCTTAAAAGCCGAGCTGTTCGCCGATTATGTTTCCATATGGCCAACTAAGTTCCAAAACAAGACCAATGGCATAACACCTAGAAGGTGGCTCAAATTCTGCAGCCCTGAACTTAGTTTAATTATAACAAAGTGGCTGAAAACCGACAAATGGGTGACTAACCTAGACCTACTTGTGGGTCTGCGGGAG TTTGCTGACAATCCAGAACTTCAAGCTGAATGGGACTCGGCTAAGATGGCCAACAAGCAGAGATTGGTGCAGTACATATCGCGTGTAACAGGCGAAAGCATTGACCCAAATAGCCTTTTTGATATTCAAGTGAAACGAATCCACGAGTATAAAAGACAGCTGTTAAATATTTTGGGTGCGGTTTATCGGTACAAAAAATTGAAG GAAATGAGCCCTGAAGAGAGGAAAACCACGACCCCAAGGACCATCATGATCGGAGGAAAAGCGTTTGCAACATACACAAATGCCAAAAGAATAGTGAAGCTTGTGAGTGATGTTGGTGCTGTTGTTAACACTGATCCTGAAGTCAATGATTACCTGAAG GTGGTTTTTGTGCCTAATTATAATGTATCTGTAGCTGAGGTTCTTATACCAGGAAGTGAGCTGTCACAGCATATTAGCACAGCTGGCATGGAAGCTAGTGGTACAAGTAACATGAAATTTGCACTTAATGGGTGCTTAATTATAGGAACATTAGATGGTGCTAATGTTGAAATCAGAGAAGAAGTTGGAGAAGACAACTTTTTCCTCTTTGGAGCAACGGCAGATCAAGTCCCCCAGCTCAGGAAAGACCGAGAGAATGGACTG TTCAAACCGGATCCTAGATATGAAGAAGCTAAGCAATTCATTAGATCAAAGGCATTTGGAAGCTATGATTATGAACCGCTTCTCGATTCTTTGGAAGGGAACTCTGGGTACGGCCGTGGTGACTACTTTCTTGTTGGTCAAGACTTCCCAACCTACATAGACACACAAGCTAAGGTGGATGAAGCATACAA GGACCGGAAGAGATGGATAAAGATGTCCATTTTAAGCACTGCAGGAAGCGGGAAGTTTAGCAGTGACCGAACAATCTCTCAGTATGCAAAGGAGATCTGGAACATAGAGGAGTGCCCTGTGCCATGA